In Phycisphaerae bacterium, the following proteins share a genomic window:
- a CDS encoding GxxExxY protein, whose protein sequence is MEFDALSKKVIGCALEVHKKLGPGLLESAYEKCLSYELLCANIKHNIQQELPIQYKKVKLDCAYRIDMVVENEIIVELKSVDKILPIHEAQLLTYMKLSGIKIGLLMNFNACRLKDGLKRFVL, encoded by the coding sequence ATGGAATTCGATGCATTATCAAAAAAAGTAATTGGTTGTGCTCTTGAGGTGCATAAAAAATTGGGACCTGGATTACTCGAATCTGCTTATGAAAAATGTTTATCCTATGAACTTTTATGTGCCAATATAAAACACAATATCCAACAAGAATTGCCTATACAATACAAAAAAGTAAAACTGGATTGTGCATATCGGATTGATATGGTTGTTGAAAACGAAATTATTGTTGAACTTAAAAGTGTTGATAAGATTCTGCCAATTCACGAGGCACAACTGCTTACTTATATGAAGCTTTCAGGCATTAAAATCGGACTTCTTATGAATTTTAATGCTTGTCGATTAAAAGATGGTTTAAAAAGATTTGTCCTATAA
- a CDS encoding PEP-CTERM sorting domain-containing protein: MLKKMLVLLAILALANLASAAISLQTSASGTDFSDPGAAIDLMPSDTIWIGIYQDIQLNANTMIFITAPAPGSWTGQSVVFTPPALSGVPGWTYYGVIEGMDAWNGDFGLPGTEQGGPGLFGAVQFHCDAPGDVFITLTDENLNQMDTLVIHQIPEPATMVLLGLGGLFFRKKK, translated from the coding sequence ATGTTGAAGAAAATGTTAGTTTTATTGGCAATTCTGGCTTTGGCGAATCTGGCATCTGCTGCGATATCACTGCAGACAAGCGCAAGCGGCACAGACTTTTCAGACCCAGGCGCCGCTATTGACCTTATGCCGAGCGATACTATCTGGATTGGTATCTATCAGGACATTCAACTGAATGCCAACACTATGATTTTTATAACAGCTCCTGCCCCTGGTAGCTGGACAGGTCAAAGTGTAGTTTTTACTCCTCCGGCTTTGTCAGGCGTACCAGGCTGGACGTATTACGGTGTTATTGAAGGTATGGATGCTTGGAATGGTGATTTCGGACTGCCAGGCACTGAACAGGGCGGACCGGGCTTATTTGGCGCTGTACAGTTCCATTGTGATGCACCAGGCGATGTATTTATTACTCTAACAGACGAAAACCTCAATCAAATGGACACTCTTGTTATCCACCAGATACCAGAGCCGGCGACAATGGTTCTGTTGGGCTTAGGCGGTCTTTTCTTCAGGAAGAAAAAATAG